A section of the Kluyveromyces lactis strain NRRL Y-1140 chromosome F complete sequence genome encodes:
- a CDS encoding uncharacterized protein (highly similar to uniprot|P21524 Saccharomyces cerevisiae YER070W RNR1 Ribonucleotide-diphosphate reductase (RNR) and to YIL066C uniprot|P21672 Saccharomyces cerevisiae YIL066C RNR3 Ribonucleotide- diphosphate reductase (RNR), large subunit; the RNR complex catalyzes the rate-limiting step in dNTP synthesis and is regulated by DNA replication and DNA damage checkpoint pathways via localization of the small subunits), producing the protein MTENIELWDASSSHKETFNKDKLKKFLQTLTFSLNAEYIELDTLVEKILVGIPNEPTERSKFVSYVAETVAGSTSAHPDYSILAARVEIRELHRIIGDATFTENLAKLRKISREVTEDATKRRKITRDLSKNLISDEFYQYALKFKDKIDQAIDKSRDYNFTYFGWKTLCKSYLMKRNNEQTHETPQFMFMRVALAIHGPFDDIDSVLETFELMSQKYFIHASPTLCNSGTVNQYLSSCFLVGMEDDSIDGIYKTLHKTALISKASGGVGIHVSNIRANGAYISGSNGTSNGLVPMLRVFNNTARYVDQGGNKRPGAFCIYLEPWHADIIDFLQLRKNHGKEEMRARDLFYALWIPDLFMKRVENNEDWSIFSPDEAPGLTDCYGDEFDKLYERYEKELIPRKKMKAQQIWSEILQSQTETGVPFMLYKDACNKKSNQKNLGVIKSSNLCCEIVEYSSPEEVAVCNLASVALPTYVNLSSDGPPVFDFVKLHHVVKVLVKNLDRTIDVGKYPVPEARNGNIRNRPLAIGVQGLADTFMLCRTPFESVDAATLNKQIFETIYHAAIEASTELAELFGHYESFPGSPASEGQLQFDLWSLNKDNYKFLFDDWDSLKSRITKGKGLRNSLLVGPMPTASTSQILGFTESFEPMTSNIYSRRVLSGEFTIINQYMVDDFCQLGIWNEKLKNRILRDNGSIQTIEGIPEEVKNLYKTVWETSQRKMIDLSSDRAPFIDQSQSLNLYLREPTMGKLTAMHFYTWKKGLKTGMYYLRTQAASRAIQFTLNDENTLLDKVTTKVKDSRPLHPKKFLGQYPKHANDDNHKADKILPIEDTYGIHDSTPLVCNIIEGSTCESCSG; encoded by the coding sequence ATGACGGAGAACATCGAGCTATGGGATGCGAGCTCATCCCATAAGGAAACTTTCAATAAGGAcaagttgaaaaagttTTTACAGACATTAACTTTCAGTTTGAATGCAGAATATATCGAATTGGATACGTTGGTGGAAAAGATTCTTGTGGGGATACCAAATGAACCTACGGAGCGCTCCAAATTTGTGTCATATGTGGCGGAAACCGTAGCCGGTTCAACCAGCGCACATCCAGATTATTCCATCTTGGCTGCGAGAGTAGAAATTAGAGAGTTACACAGAATCATAGGTGATGCAACTTTTACCGAGAATTTAGCCAAACTAAGGAAAATTAGTCGTGAAGTGACAGAAGACGCTACGAAAAGACGGAAAATAACTAGAGACTTATCCAAAAATTTGATATCGGACGAATTTTATCAGTATGCTCTTAAATTCAAGGATAAAATTGACCAGGCAATAGACAAGTCAAGAGATTACAACTTCACTTATTTTGGATGGAAGACTCTTTGCAAAtcatatttgatgaagagaaacaaTGAACAAACTCATGAGACTCCACAGTTTATGTTTATGAGAGTTGCTTTAGCTATTCATGGGCCCTTCGATGATATTGATTCGGTATTAGAGACGTTTGAGTTAATGTCAcaaaaatatttcattcatGCTTCGCCAACATTGTGTAACAGCGGTACTGTTAATCAATACTTGTCATCATGTTTCCTTGTTGGGATGGAAGACGATTCCATAGACGGAATTTACAAAACGTTACATAAGACCGCTTTGATCTCGAAGGCATCTGGTGGTGTCGGGATACACGTTTCAAATATCCGTGCAAATGGAGCATATATCTCAGGTTCCAACGGAACATCCAATGGCCTTGTGCCAATGTTAAGGGTTTTCAATAACACTGCCAGGTATGTTGATCAAGGTGGAAATAAAAGACCAGGAGCATTCTGTATATATTTGGAGCCCTGGCATGCAGACATAATTGACTTCTTGCAACTGAGAAAGAATCATGGCAAAGAGGAAATGAGGGCAAGAGATTTGTTTTATGCCCTCTGGATACCTGATCTCTTTATGAAGCGGGTTGAGAATAATGAAGACTGGTCAATTTTTTCCCCAGATGAAGCACCTGGGCTAACTGATTGTTATGgtgatgaatttgataagcTTTATGAAAGATACGAGAAAGAACTAATTCCtaggaaaaaaatgaaagcGCAACAAATTTGGTCAGAGATACTTCAAAGTCAAACGGAGACTGGAGTGCCGTTCATGCTCTATAAAGATGCATGTAATAAAAAATCTAATCAGAAAAATCTCGGCGTTATCAAATCATCTAATCTTTGCTGCGAAATTGTCGAGTACAGCTCTCCAGAAGAGGTTGCTGTCTGTAATCTAGCATCTGTTGCCTTACCTACTTATGTCAATTTGAGTTCCGATGGACCGCCTGTATTTGACTTCGTGAAACTACATCATGTTGTTAAGGTTCTCGTTAAAAATTTAGATAGGACTATCGATGTGGGAAAATATCCTGTTCCTGAGGCtagaaatggaaatataAGAAACAGGCCTTTGGCTATTGGGGTTCAAGGGTTGGCAGACACATTCATGCTCTGCCGTACTCCATTTGAATCGGTTGATGCCGCGACTTTAAACAAACAGATTTTTGAAACCATATATCACGCTGCTATCGAGGCTTCCACAGAACTAGCTGAACTATTTGGTCATTATGAGAGTTTTCCTGGGTCTCCTGCCTCAGAAGGCCAGCTTCAATTTGATTTATGgtcattgaacaaagataACTACAAGtttttatttgatgattgggattctttgaagtcaAGGATTACCAAGGGTAAAGGACTGCGTAATTCTCTATTGGTTGGCCCAATGCCAACGGCATCTACTTCCCAGATTTTAGGATTCACTGAATCTTTTGAACCTATGACATCAAATATATACTCCAGAAGAGTCTTGTCGGGTGAATTTACAATTATCAACCAATACATGGTGGATGACTTTTGCCAGTTGGGAATTTGgaatgaaaagttgaaaaatcgTATTCTTAGAGACAATGGATCAATACAAACGATAGAAGGGATTCCAGAAGAGGTGAAGAATTTATACAAAACCGTGTGGGAAACCTctcaaaggaaaatgatTGATTTATCCAGTGATAGAGCACCCTTTATTGATCAGTCGCAGTCTCTCAACCTTTACCTTCGTGAACCTACCATGGGTAAGCTTACTGCTATGCATTTCTATACCTGGAAGAAGGGCTTAAAGACTGGTATGTACTACCTCAGAACCCAAGCAGCTTCAAGGGCAATTCAATTTACTCTAAATGATGAGAACACGCTCTTAGATAAAGTCACCACTAAAGTCAAAGATTCTCGCCCTCTTCatccaaagaaattccTTGGACAATACCCTAAACATGCAAATGACGATAATCACAAAGCAGATAAGATTTTGCCAATTGAAGATACTTATGGAATTCATGACTCTACCCCATTGGTTTGTAACATTATTGAAGGGAGTACTTGTGAAAGTTGTTCCGGTTAG
- the MEI5 gene encoding Mei5p (similar to uniprot|P32489 Saccharomyces cerevisiae YPL121C MEI5 Meiosis specific protein involved in DMC1-dependent meiotic recombination), with protein MSNVMNFEGDSETTLVQENDSFSDILPKLSCRNPEERSTGSVLLLKEIRRLENDLDRQIRDLTKKEFALKRAVKIMQTYDNELKTIELINKWRSICQCGMSYMLNTILVKIDRMGGYQEYKRKEIEARKRQVEYQYDDGIQQQMEEILESPDFFHLPIEEKEEIRERMDEKVREAEEMKQNELQKFENELRKEDNDEMTLQELAAKLKVDYDMVYTNQ; from the coding sequence ATGTCGAATGTCATGAATTTTGAAGGTGATAGTGAAACAACCTTAGTTCAAGAGAATGATTCATTTAGTGATATCTTGCCCAAGTTATCTTGCAGAAACCCTGAAGAAAGATCTACGGGTAGTGTGTTACTTTTAAAGGAGATCCGGAGGTTAGAGAACGATCTTGATCGACAAATACGAGATCTTACGAAGAAAGAGTTTGCTTTGAAAAGGGCAGTGAAAATAATGCAAACTTACGACAACGAACTCAAGACTATCGAATTAATAAATAAATGGAGGTCTATATGTCAATGTGGGATGTCTTACATGTTGAATACCATATTGGTTAAAATTGATCGAATGGGCGGTTATCAAGAGTATAAGCGGAAAGAAATAGAGGCAAGAAAGCGCCAAGTTGAGTATCAATACGATGACGGcattcaacaacaaatgGAAGAGATCTTGGAATCTCCGGACTTCTTTCATTTGccaattgaagaaaaggaagaaatcaGGGAACGGATGGATGAGAAAGTGagagaagcagaagaaatgaaacagaACGAACTCCAGAAATTTGAGAATGAACTAAGgaaagaagataatgatgaaatgaCTTTGCAGGAGCTAGCGGCTAAACTAAAAGTTGACTATGATATGGTATATACTAatcaataa
- the NOC2 gene encoding mRNA-binding ribosome synthesis protein NOC2 (similar to uniprot|P39744 Saccharomyces cerevisiae YOR206W NOC2 Protein that forms a nucleolar complex with Mak21p that binds to 90S and 66S pre-ribosomes as well as a nuclear complex with Noc3p that binds to 66S pre- ribosomes both complexes mediate intranuclear transport of ribosomal precursors): MGKVSKATKKFQTKHLKHTLDHRKKLKDHSKRTAGRRGNKTEEEKNAAALTKEDQKLKKSAKEEVFNDMKVEEFFDNGFDIPKMSKKMAKETEKASKVKDNDSESSAEEDEDVKMDMEDLAKKDPDFYKYLAENEPDLLSFKSTNPLDEISDDEEGQVGEEEELKEPDLSKSKKEEKDSKIAVDIKLVNKWKKDLKNSPSFKTIRSVVSAFKAAVNMNNEENVDDYKFTVLDEKAFHELMFVALVDMPKAVQKLTPYRVSKNETRTLPSNKNVTKLSSVLKSHVPSLIVLLSDITNTDVASMILHSTYELLPYFISFRRLLKELISQVVEVWSTTGDVETQIATFAFLNNASREYKKALLEVVLKSTYSTFIKSCRKTNIRNMPLINFQKNSAAELFGIDDVISYQSGFEYIRQLAIHLRNSINATTKRSSKVDPSSAYKIVYNWQFCHSLDFWSRVISIQCNPEKENGHESPLRQLIYPLVQVTIGVIRLIPTAQFFPLRFYLIRSLIRLSQNTGIFIPVYPLLSEILSSTAFTKKPRKSTLPAFDFDHNIKCTQAYLGTKIYQDGLAEQFVDLLGEYFVLYSRSVSFPELTTLAVISLRRYIKNSENVKFNKMLQNVVDKINQNAQFITKKRSDVDFGPNNRTEVEKFLNEISWKDTPLGSWVAIQNEVKEEKARLLRESLESDDDEEEENISDGAQDIVMDDAESEADE; this comes from the coding sequence ATGGGTaaagtttcaaaagctACTAAAAAGTTTCAGACGAAACACTTGAAGCATACGTTGGACCATAGAAAGAAGTTAAAAGATCATTCTAAGAGAACCGCCGGTCGTAGGGGTAATAagacagaagaagaaaagaatgcaGCTGCGTTGaccaaagaagatcaaaagttgaagaagtcCGCTAAGGAAGAAGTCTTCAACGACATGAAGGTTGAAGAGTTCTTCGACAATGGGTTCgatattccaaaaatgtcaaagaaaatggcTAAAGAAACCGAAAAAGCATCAAAGGTGAAAGATAATGATTCAGAGTCTTCTGccgaagaagatgaagatgttaaAATGGATATGGAAGATTTGGCAAAGAAGGATCCTGATTTCTACAAATATTTGGCAGAGAACGAACCAGATCTTTTGTCTTTCAAATCTACCAATCCTCTAGATGAAATATcagatgacgaagaaggGCAAGTgggtgaagaagaagaactgAAAGAACCTGATTTATCAAAGTCCAAGAAGGAGGAAAAAGATAGCAAAATTGCCGTCGACATAAAGCTCGTAAATAAATGGAAGAAGGATTTAAAAAATAGCccatctttcaaaactaTCAGAAGTGTGGTTTCAGCTTTTAAAGCTGCTGTGAACATGAACAACGAGGAAAATGTAGACGATTACAAGTTCACAgttcttgatgaaaaagCCTTCCACGAGTTAATGTTCGTTGCCCTTGTGGATATGCCAAAAGCCGTCCAAAAATTGACACCTTATAGGGTCAGTAAGAATGAAACCAGAACTCTCCcatcaaataaaaatgtTACAAAATTGTCCTCTGTTTTGAAATCGCACGTTCCATCTCTTATCGTTCTCCTAAGTGACATCACAAACACAGACGTCGCTTCAATGATTTTGCATTCTACCTATGAGCTATTACCATACTTTATTTCATTTAGAAGATTACTAAAAGAATTAATTTCTCAAGTCGTCGAAGTTTGGTCCACTACTGGAGACGTTGAAACTCAAATTGCCACATTCGCGTTTTTGAACAATGCCTCTCGTGAATATAAGAAAGCTTTATTAGAAGTTGTATTGAAGTCCACGTATTCTACTTTCATTAAAAGTTGTCGTAAAACTAACATCAGAAACATGCCTCTAatcaatttccaaaagaacTCTGCTGCTGAACTTTTCGGTATTGATGACGTTATAAGTTATCAATCGGGTTTCGAATATATCAGACAACTAGCCATTCACTTGAGAAACAGTATCAATGCCACAACTAAGAGGTCCTCAAAGGTGGACCCATCAAGTGCTTACAAGATTGTATATAACTGGCAGTTCTGTCACTCTTTGGACTTCTGGTCTCGTGTTATATCCATCCAATGTAACccagaaaaggaaaacgGCCACGAATCCCCTCTTAGACAATTGATTTACCCACTAGTCCAAGTTACCATTGGTGTCATTAGATTGATTCCAACAGCACAATTTTTCCCATTGAGATTTTATTTGATCAGATCCTTGATCAGATTATCTCAAAACACTGGTATCTTCATTCCAGTTTACCCATTATTATCTGAGATTCTCTCCTCTACTGCATTCACAAAGAAACCTAGAAAGTCAACGTTACCTGCATTTGACTTTGATCATAACATCAAGTGTACACAAGCATACTTGGGGACAAAAATATACCAAGACGGGCTAGCTGAGCAATTTGTAGATTTGCTAGGTGAGTACTTTGTTCTATACTCCAGAAGCGTTTCATTCCCAGAATTAACAACGCTTGCCGTTATCTCATTACGTCGTTATATCAAGAATTCTGAGAATGTAAAGTTTAACAAGATGTTGCAAAACGTGGTAGATAAAATCAACCAAAACGCTCAATTCATTACAAAGAAGAGATCAGATGTAGACTTCGGACCAAACAACAGAACAGAAGTAGAAAAATTCTTAAATGAAATATCGTGGAAAGATACTCCTCTTGGTTCCTGGGTTGCTATCCAAAATGAGGTTAAGGAAGAAAAGGCCAGACTCTTAAGAGAATCCTTGGAAtctgacgatgatgaagaagaagaaaatatttCTGACGGAGCCCAAGACATAGTAATGGATGATGCTGAATCTGAAGCAGATGAATAA
- the GEP3 gene encoding Gep3p (similar to uniprot|Q08622 Saccharomyces cerevisiae YOR205C FMP38 The authentic non-tagged protein was localized to the mitochondria) — protein sequence MNSASNMVIDMLGKVSTKDATNCKQNVERCNSFEPLLIRVLRYMHQKIVVVLPFMKSRLQAFKQFTRFVSCKSCGVELQSKNPSVTGYYKPPRAVRKDAGTIEDLKYLMFTQELQLKKHEIGLLDPDTDPDYKEPIPKRLVCKRCVDAISHNRYNSSDFPIHSFNDIKGALPHAANVYHVVSLSDFPLSLDKTILAEKNNRNYLLLSKADQITYKSSMLPHKGSAFFAEFCRRHIGVHVKKVVLFSNPRNWNIPSVINALAKRCYLLGNPNVGKTSLINSLLHEKSTSFQAQLDKRGNVIGPPKGHEQIQSTRRRAIFNEGGVSHIPNFTRTMQTYLIEDKVVNDLPGYTMDPTKVSDLANYIEKETLDNIRKTSKFKIDKLIKQNYTSLTGSKTGKCLSFGGIFHLVPPNSTINQVVNYIPLPEHEFSNVEKAVSLSLEVLQSENHSLRQFFALKKPFTDIKMFDRHVIPPFNGAIEIVLKDIGYFQVKPTGKYGFNGLYELWVPKGIRVCIREPLSKLISKSYEKYIESGDIADVCPTDRPLISDTYIMNHTEEDTFARMREMYINRTSKDILSRRLLQKDPNDIVGTLQSPPSNLYWYYKW from the coding sequence ATGAATAGTGCAAGTAATATGGTAATTGACATGCTTGGAAAGGTATCGACAAAAGATGCAACAAACTGCAAACAGAATGTCGAGAGATGCAACAGTTTTGAGCCGTTATTGATAAGAGTACTGAGGTATATGCATCAGAAAATAGTAGTAGTATTACCTTTTATGAAATCACGGCTCCAAGCTTTTAAGCAGTTTACTCGGTTTGTATCATGCAAAAGCTGTGGTGTTGAGTTGCAATCCAAGAATCCTTCTGTGACAGGCTACTATAAGCCTCCTCGCGCTGTCAGGAAAGATGCTGGCAccattgaagatttgaagtATTTAATGTTCACACAAGAACTTCAGCTAAAAAAACATGAAATCGGGCTACTTGATCCAGACACCGATCCAGATTATAAAGAACCTATTCCCAAAAGATTGGTTTGTAAAAGATGTGTCGATGCTATAAGTCATAACAGGTACAACTCATCTgattttccaattcattctttcaacgatATAAAGGGCGCTTTGCCGCATGCTGCAAACGTATACCACGTTGTGTCTTTGTCTGACTTTCCCTTGTCATTAGACAAAACTATCCTGgcagaaaagaataatagAAACTATTTACTACTTTCAAAGGCTGATCAGATCACATACAAGTCATCAATGCTACCACATAAAGGGAGTGCTTTTTTTGCGGAATTTTGTAGACGTCATATAGGCGTACATGTTAAGAAAGTAGTATTGTTCTCTAACCcaagaaattggaatattCCATCAGTGATAAATGCTTTGGCTAAAAGATGCTATTTATTGGGTAATCCTAACGTTGGGAAAACGTCTCTCATTAATTCTTTGCTCCATGAAAAATCAACAAGTTTCCAAGCTCAACTTGATAAGAGAGGCAACGTTATTGGTCCTCCAAAAGGCCACGAACAAATACAAAGTACTCGCCGTAGGGCCATCTTCAATGAAGGTGGAGTATCACATATTCCCAACTTTACCAGAACCATGCAAACTTATTTGATAGAAGATAAAGTTGTGAACGATTTACCAGGGTATACAATGGATCCTACTAAAGTATCCGATCTAGCGAATTATATCGAGAAGGAAACGCTTGATAACATAAGGAAAACCTCAAAGTTTAAGATTGATAAACTgataaaacaaaattacACCTCTTTGACGGGTTCAAAAACTGGTAAATGCCTGTCTTTTGGAggaatttttcatcttgttcCACCAAATTCCACTATAAATCAGGTGGTTAATTACATTCCTCTTCCGGAGCATGAGTTTTCAAATGTCGAAAAGGCTGTTAGCTTATCTCTAGAGGTGCTACAGTCAGAAAATCATTCACTTCGCCAATTTTTTGCTCTCAAGAAACCATTTACTGACATTAAGATGTTTGATAGGCACGTAATTCCTCCATTTAATGGAGCAATCGAAATTGTTCTAAAAGATATCGGATATTTTCAAGTTAAACCTACTGGAAAATATGGTTTCAATGGTCTTTATGAACTCTGGGTCCCTAAAGGTATCAGGGTATGCATTAGAGAACCgttatcaaaattgatatcaaaaagcTATGAAAAGTATATTGAAAGTGGAGACATCGCCGATGTTTGTCCAACCGATCGTCCACTAATTTCAGACACCTATATTATGAACCATACCGAAGAAGATACATTTGCCAGAATGAGAGAAATGTACATCAATAGGACTTCAAAAGATATTCTCTCAAGAagacttcttcaaaaagatcCCAACGATATAGTTGGAACTCTTCAAAGCCCACCATCAAACTTGTACTGGTATTACAAGTGGTGA
- the VPS30 gene encoding beclin 1 (similar to uniprot|Q02948 Saccharomyces cerevisiae YPL120W VPS30 Protein required for sorting and delivery of soluble hydrolases to the vacuole) produces the protein MTDLTLRCMHCHSMLEIDVSLMDLSMAQRDLLVSSDANTSGKDSSANSNQIPADKLKVMKEVKQPSQLRLTKPGNIASDSYVFLTDTEYSLQKSKIGGDESGDEEDYDDRNKTLSSRINALGNIFNILSSKNNVDYPVCQGCCDTLLEKLKEEYNQELKKRDTYHDFMKRIQEHKNVNGINIGDNRALEELSSLKKEKEQLLRELQRLEDEDEKLQKETILLQEELAKKKDQYIVRLQKQNIQELEQLTFIKDVQSLKNQRVVTLNHIDKLRKLNIYNETFRISHDGPFGTINDLKLGSVPNASVPWSEINSALGQVVLLLSLIAEKLSVSFTDYKLIPMGSTSSIEKFDPKTNQWFVHKAFSGDEFSFGSLFHKESAIDKALTCILEIISLLSAKVSSDSQDPASIELPYEILGDKINGLTILLNGATPSLEWTTSCKFLLTNVKWLLAFSTAHIDKNKP, from the coding sequence ATGACTGATTTGACGCTGCGATGTATGCATTGTCACTCAATGTTGGAAATAGACGTATCCTTGATGGATCTTTCTATGGCCCAACGTGATCTGTTAGTATCTTCAGATGCCAATACCAGTGGTAAAGACTCTAGTGCAAACAGCAACCAAATACCTGCAGATAAACTGAAAGTGatgaaagaagtgaaaCAGCCGTCTCAACTTCGGTTGACGAAGCCAGGGAATATTGCATCTGATTCGTATGTCTTTTTGACGGATACAGAGTACAGTTTACAAAAATCCAAAATAGGGGGCGACGAATCTGGAGATGAGGAAGACTATGACGATAGGAACAAGACCCTTTCGTCGAGAATCAATGCGCTTGGGAATATTTTTAATATATTATCCTCGAAAAACAATGTAGATTATCCTGTTTGCCAAGGTTGTTGTGATACATTATTAGAAaagttgaaggaagaaTACAACCAGgaactgaagaaaagagatacGTACCATGACTTTATGAAAAGGATACAGGAGCATAAAAACGTCAATGGAATTAATATTGGGGATAACAGGGCTCTAGAAGAGCTTTCCTCACTTAAAAAGGAGAAAGAACAACTTCTTCGAGAATTGCAACGAttagaagatgaggatgagaAACTACAGAAGGAGACGATACTGCTACAAGAAGAGTTAGCTAAGAAAAAGGACCAATATATAGTAAGGTTACAAAAGCAGAATATTCAAGAGCTGGAGCAACtcactttcatcaaagatGTGCAGTCTCTCAAGAATCAAAGAGTGGTTACTCTCAACCACATTGATAAATTACGGAAACTCAATATATACAATGAAACTTTTCGGATATCACATGACGGACCATTTGGAACCATAAACGACCTAAAATTGGGAAGTGTTCCAAACGCATCAGTACCATGGTCAGAAATAAATTCAGCTCTGGGACAAGTTgtattgttattatcattaaTCGCCGAAAAGCTATCAGTTTCTTTCACAGATTACAAATTGATTCCGATGGGGTCTACGTCCAGTATAGAAAAATTTGACCCTAAAACAAATCAATGGTTTGTTCACAAAGCATTCAGTGGGGATGAATTTAGTTTTGGATCCCTTTTCCACAAAGAAAGTGCTATTGACAAGGCACTTACCTGCATACTTGAAATCATCAGTCTTTTGTCCGCCAAAGTATCTTCAGATTCCCAGGATCCAGCGTCAATAGAACTACCATATGAAATCTTGGGGGATAAAATTAATGGTTTAACAATTCTTCTTAATGGGGCAACACCTTCATTAGAATGGACTACTTCATGTAAGTTTCTTCTTACTAACGTTAAGTGGCTCTTGGCATTCTCCACGGCGCATATTGACAAAAATAAACCATAA
- the SHM1 gene encoding glycine hydroxymethyltransferase SHM1 (similar to uniprot|P37292 Saccharomyces cerevisiae YBR263W SHM1 Serine hydroxymethyltransferase mitochondrial) encodes MLSRSARCSRAVLFSAKRSLASQANTGANASANQVMVSKHVQDIDPEMYDILTKERKRQKHSITLIPSENFTSKSVMDLLGSEMQNKYSEGYPGERYYGGNQFIDMAESLCQKRALELYNLDPQLWGVNVQPLSGAPANLYAYSAVMETNDRLMGLDLPHGGHLSHGYQLPSGTKISYISKYFQTMPYHVDSQTGIIDYDFLSKTSKLFRPKVIVAGASAYSRVLDYKRFKEIADACGAYLMSDMAHISGLVAAGVTRSPFEYSDIVTTTTHKSLRGPRGAMIFYRKGVRKVTKKGKEVLYDLDKRINFSVFPGHQGGPHNHTISALAVALKQAATPEFKEYQAAVVENARIFGEELVKKGFELVSGGTDTHLILINLSNLGIDGARLETLLENINIAANKNTIPGDKSALFPSGLRVGTPAMTTRGFGPQEFAQVAAYIDRAVKLAIGIKSQESPDAKDARSKLASFKELCKESDQVKQLADEVYQWVGEFPVPGEL; translated from the coding sequence ATGCTTTCAAGATCTGCTCGTTGTTCTAGGGCTGTTCTCTTCAGTGCCAAACGCTCTCTAGCTTCCCAGGCTAATACTGGTGCTAATGCCAGTGCTAACCAGGTTATGGTATCAAAGCATGTGCAAGACATTGACCCAGAAATGTATGACATCTTGACGAAAGAACGCAAAAGACAAAAACATTCCATCACTTTGATTCCAAGTGAAAACTTCACTTCTAAGTCTGTTATGGATCTTTTGGGTTCCGAAATGCAAAACAAGTATTCTGAGGGCTATCCAGGTGAGCGTTACTATGGTGGTAATCAATTTATTGATATGGCAGAATCTCTGTGCCAAAAGCGTGCCTTGGAATTGTACAATTTGGATCCTCAACTATGGGGAGTTAACGTTCAGCCATTGTCCGGTGCTCCAGCTAACTTATACGCTTATTCTGCAGTTATGGAAACAAACGACCGTTTGATGGGTTTGGATTTACCTCATGGTGGTCATTTGTCTCACGGCTACCAATTGCCAAGTGGTACTAAGATTTCATATATCTCCAAGTATTTTCAAACAATGCCATACCATGTCGACTCACAAACTGGCATAATCGATTATGATTTCTTGTCCAAGACGTCTAAATTATTTAGACCTAAGGTTATCGTTGCAGGTGCTTCTGCATACTCCAGAGTCTTGGATTACAAGCGTTTCAAGGAGATTGCTGATGCATGCGGGGCCTACTTGATGTCTGATATGGCCCATATCTCGGGACTTGTCGCCGCTGGTGTTACTCGTTCTCCATTCGAATATTCTGATATTGTTACAACTACTACCCACAAATCTTTACGTGGGCCAAGAGGTGCTATGATCTTTTACAGAAAGGGTGTTAGAAAGGTTACAAAGAAAGGTAAGGAAGTCCTATACGACTTGGATAAGAGAATCAACTTTTCCGTGTTCCCAGGTCATCAAGGTGGTCCACATAATCATACTATTTCTGCCTTAGCCGTTGCTTTGAAACAAGCTGCCACTccagaattcaaagagtaCCAAGCCgctgttgttgaaaatgctCGTATTTTCGGCGAAGAATTAGTCAAGAAGGGCTTCGAATTAGTTTCTGGCGGTACCGATACtcatttgatcttgatcaatttaTCTAACTTGGGCATTGATGGTGCCAGGTTGGAAACCCTGttggaaaacatcaacattGCTGCTAATAAAAATACTATTCCAGGTGATAAATCGGCTTTGTTCCCGTCAGGTTTGAGAGTTGGTACACCAGCTATGACCACTAGAGGCTTTGGGCCACAAGAATTTGCCCAAGTCGCTGCTTATATTGACAGAGCTGTTAAGTTAGCCATTGGCATCAAATCTCAAGAATCTCCAGATGCTAAAGACGCTAGATCGAAGTTAGCCAGCTTCAAAGAACTATGCAAGGAATCAGACCAAGTCAAGCAACTAGCTGACGAAGTCTATCAATGGGTTGGTGAGTTCCCAGTTCCAGGTGAATTATAA